A genomic window from Leptospira fletcheri includes:
- a CDS encoding VOC family protein: protein MEDAKNQNESSSLPVNTTPKVVGIGGIFFFSDNPKETKEWYSKNLGLEINAWGSVSFESRNLNNPDEIDSLQWSPFKKGDEYFSPSKKDFMINYRVQNIEGLVNKLKENGVTILDDIASYDYGKFIHIMDVEGNKIELWEPR, encoded by the coding sequence ATGGAAGATGCAAAAAATCAAAATGAGAGTTCGAGTTTACCCGTTAACACAACACCGAAGGTAGTTGGGATCGGTGGCATTTTCTTCTTTTCCGACAATCCAAAGGAAACGAAAGAATGGTATTCGAAAAATCTAGGGCTTGAGATCAATGCTTGGGGTTCTGTGAGCTTCGAATCCAGGAATTTGAACAATCCCGACGAGATAGACTCCCTTCAATGGAGTCCTTTCAAAAAGGGGGACGAATATTTTTCCCCATCCAAAAAGGATTTTATGATTAACTACCGAGTGCAGAACATCGAAGGACTTGTAAACAAACTCAAAGAGAACGGCGTAACCATACTGGATGACATTGCGAGCTACGACTACGGAAAGTTTATTCATATTATGGATGTGGAAGGAAACAAGATCGAGCTGTGGGAGCCCCGTTGA
- a CDS encoding GFA family protein: protein MSDPYSGGCACGAIRYNISDEPIFMNDCQCRDCQRMSGTGHGSYITFPSRATVRLNGEASHFDMVGDSGNVKTGSFCAKCGSPVYMTFAAMPELFTIHATSLDDPTRYKPQAVHYVMRGYIWDHLDPSLPKFEKMPP, encoded by the coding sequence ATGAGTGATCCCTATTCTGGCGGCTGCGCCTGCGGTGCAATTCGCTACAACATTTCTGATGAACCGATATTTATGAATGATTGTCAATGTCGGGACTGCCAAAGAATGAGCGGCACAGGGCATGGATCGTATATTACGTTTCCGTCTCGAGCCACCGTAAGACTGAATGGAGAAGCCTCACACTTTGACATGGTTGGCGATAGCGGGAATGTTAAAACCGGTAGTTTTTGCGCAAAATGTGGCTCGCCGGTGTACATGACTTTCGCTGCAATGCCGGAATTATTTACGATACACGCAACAAGCCTCGATGATCCGACTCGATATAAACCGCAGGCAGTGCATTATGTAATGCGCGGTTATATTTGGGACCATCTCGATCCTTCACTGCCGAAATTCGAGAAGATGCCTCCGTGA
- a CDS encoding dihydrofolate reductase family protein, with product MRKIIVLEFVTLDGVIQACGGPQEDTSGGFAYGGWQVPYSDDVIETAMRKQMSIPFDLLLGRKTFEIWAPYWPLHADKWPGVMSATKYVVSNSMSSHEWQPSVFLGGDIVEKVTKLKQQEGPNLHVYGSANLVQTLLKNDLVDEFWLKIYPLTLGSGKRLFVDGTIPAAFKMTESQVSPSGIIIANYERAGEIQTGSY from the coding sequence ATGAGGAAAATTATCGTACTCGAATTCGTCACTCTGGATGGAGTCATACAAGCCTGCGGCGGACCACAGGAAGATACGAGTGGAGGTTTCGCCTATGGGGGATGGCAAGTTCCCTATTCGGACGACGTTATCGAAACAGCTATGAGAAAACAGATGAGCATACCGTTCGATCTGTTGTTAGGTCGTAAAACTTTTGAAATTTGGGCCCCCTACTGGCCACTGCATGCGGACAAATGGCCAGGTGTCATGTCAGCGACCAAGTACGTAGTCTCGAATAGTATGTCCTCTCATGAATGGCAGCCCTCCGTATTTTTGGGCGGAGACATTGTGGAAAAAGTCACCAAACTCAAGCAGCAAGAAGGGCCGAATTTACACGTTTACGGAAGTGCAAATCTTGTTCAGACGCTTCTGAAGAATGATTTGGTCGATGAGTTCTGGTTAAAGATCTATCCGCTGACATTAGGTAGCGGAAAACGATTGTTTGTCGACGGCACAATTCCGGCCGCATTCAAGATGACGGAAAGCCAAGTTTCTCCGAGCGGCATTATCATTGCGAATTACGAACGTGCAGGAGAGATTCAAACCGGAAGTTATTGA
- the map gene encoding type I methionyl aminopeptidase produces MSIESEKDVIGLRKVGRIVADTIKLMIANASPGITTKSLDKIARSYFESFGARSAPEITYNFPGATCISVNHEVAHGIPGPRVLREGDLLNVDVSLELGGYFADAGYSICLSPARQNLVNLCDASHTILLQTIHSLRSGNRINKIGSTIETEAKKQGYQVIRNLTGHGTGRRLHEEPVNIVNYRDPRDLRLLSKGMVLAVETFISTGAKLAIESNDGWTLKTPDQSYVAQFEHTIIITEQEPILLTA; encoded by the coding sequence ATGTCAATTGAATCGGAAAAAGACGTGATCGGTCTACGGAAGGTTGGCCGGATCGTTGCCGATACCATAAAGCTGATGATTGCAAATGCGTCTCCCGGAATAACTACGAAGTCGCTCGACAAAATTGCTCGAAGTTACTTTGAATCCTTCGGTGCGCGTTCTGCTCCTGAAATTACGTATAATTTTCCCGGCGCCACATGTATTAGCGTAAATCATGAAGTGGCCCATGGAATTCCAGGTCCTCGTGTTTTGCGGGAAGGCGATTTGTTAAATGTCGACGTTTCTCTCGAGCTTGGCGGTTATTTTGCGGATGCGGGGTATTCTATCTGTCTTTCTCCAGCTCGTCAGAATCTTGTAAACCTTTGCGATGCCTCGCATACTATTTTACTCCAAACGATTCACTCACTACGTTCAGGGAATAGAATCAATAAAATCGGAAGTACCATCGAAACCGAGGCAAAGAAACAGGGTTACCAAGTGATTCGGAATCTTACCGGTCATGGAACTGGTAGGCGTTTGCATGAAGAACCTGTAAATATTGTCAATTATAGGGATCCGAGAGATCTAAGACTTTTATCTAAAGGGATGGTACTTGCTGTAGAAACCTTTATTTCCACTGGTGCGAAACTTGCTATCGAATCAAATGACGGATGGACCTTAAAAACTCCTGATCAATCCTATGTTGCTCAATTTGAACATACAATCATCATAACGGAACAGGAGCCAATATTGCTGACGGCTTAA
- a CDS encoding endonuclease domain-containing protein → MESTPEAKALYNALRGRGVPAKLELFDGFKHIDIAIPAAMVNIEVDGGHHNFDKRQALADLKRTYYSFKKGYLTLRIPNSLITKGNLDETADYIVDFLNESVNQLENESSLSNWFKSLF, encoded by the coding sequence TTGGAATCCACTCCCGAGGCTAAGGCTTTATATAATGCATTGAGGGGAAGGGGGGTTCCTGCGAAGTTAGAGCTATTTGACGGGTTCAAACACATAGATATCGCGATACCGGCGGCAATGGTAAATATTGAAGTGGACGGTGGTCATCATAACTTCGATAAAAGGCAAGCTTTGGCGGATCTTAAAAGGACTTACTATTCTTTCAAAAAAGGTTATTTAACATTACGGATCCCAAATTCTCTGATAACAAAGGGAAATCTTGACGAAACAGCAGACTATATAGTGGATTTTCTGAATGAATCTGTCAATCAGTTAGAAAACGAATCGAGCCTTAGTAATTGGTTTAAGAGTCTTTTTTAG